One window of the Archangium primigenium genome contains the following:
- a CDS encoding TadE/TadG family type IV pilus assembly protein encodes METALIIPLYVFLILGILQLGLIAQARVMAKYAAYRAVRVGAMHNASPKAMEAAAVFHLMPVLTDSQGKKILPNDSSSRVVMKYGRLLGENSLGVGQMVKVVICGPTDSELSGSGGQALAAGHQSALHGRGSRNEVDFDDPRLMISEEEDQDPQTGPGMRQYNRLRLRAQLQLLYRMPIPFANWIITRTYLGATLPSVLMMTQKGVPNKPSTATQASSVRALEAMKIYTIPINVSYAMRMQSNFFLNKFALPKSNECIHYKP; translated from the coding sequence GTGGAGACCGCCCTGATCATCCCCCTCTATGTCTTCTTGATCCTGGGCATCCTGCAGCTGGGCCTCATCGCTCAGGCGCGCGTGATGGCCAAGTACGCCGCGTACCGGGCGGTGCGCGTGGGCGCGATGCACAACGCCAGCCCCAAGGCGATGGAGGCGGCGGCCGTCTTCCACCTCATGCCCGTGCTGACGGACAGCCAGGGCAAGAAGATCCTGCCCAACGACAGCAGCTCGCGGGTCGTCATGAAGTACGGCCGGCTCCTGGGCGAGAACTCGCTCGGCGTGGGCCAGATGGTGAAGGTGGTCATCTGCGGCCCCACCGACAGTGAGCTGAGCGGCTCGGGAGGCCAGGCGCTGGCGGCGGGGCACCAGTCGGCCCTGCACGGCCGCGGCAGCCGCAACGAGGTGGACTTCGACGACCCCCGGCTGATGATCTCCGAGGAGGAGGATCAGGACCCGCAGACGGGCCCGGGCATGCGCCAGTACAACCGGCTGCGCCTGCGCGCCCAGCTCCAGCTGCTCTACCGGATGCCCATCCCGTTCGCCAACTGGATCATCACCCGCACGTATCTGGGCGCCACGCTGCCCTCGGTGCTGATGATGACGCAGAAGGGTGTGCCCAACAAACCCTCCACCGCCACGCAGGCCTCGTCGGTGCGGGCGCTGGAAGCGATGAAGATCTACACCATCCCCATCAACGTCAGCTACGCGATGCGGATGCAGAGCAACTTCTTCCTCAACAAGTTCGCGCTCCCCAAGAGCAACGAGTGCATCCACTACAAGCCGTAG